A stretch of DNA from Oryza brachyantha chromosome 4, ObraRS2, whole genome shotgun sequence:
CTCCTGCAGAGACCTTCTTCCCGGTGATCTCGCGGCACCTTCGTCTTCTTGTCTGATCTGTTGgacacggcgacggctggctgCTGGATTCCAGCTCTTGCACTCGTTTCTCCAGCTCTTTGAGGTAGGCTATCGTTTCTGCAAGGATGGATGCTTTGTCCAcctggagggaggaggagcgacATCTCATGAATTCAGATCGTATTTGTAAAATTTCGTTTTGGAAGCAATTTGGTCCTAGAAAAGGAGTCGCCACCTTGTGAATGGACGGGACAACTGATTTAAGAATCAGGAACATCTCGTTGAGCTTCTCCCGGCGCCTTCTCTCTGACATGACATGGTTCTTGATGCTGCTTCCTGGGGTTATCACCGCGGCGCCGTCACCATTATTCACccagccaccgccggcgacagcTTTCTTCAGCAACCTCTGTGACTCTCCgccggcgaacggcacggccaCCTCGTCAGAGCCCGTTCTCTTCCATGCCACAAAACACGACGACGATCTGCAAGATCCATCGACGAATCTGCCGTCTAACGCGACGACGGTAGctgccctcgccgcctccggggAAGACGACGTCGGGACGAGCTGAAAAGACCAGGGGTCCACGGCGGCCGCCCAGCTACTGTCCTCAAGAGAGCGCCCGACGTCGTCCAGCTCCTCGCAGAAGCCGTAGAGCTCTCCGATTTCCATGGTGATCTGCTCGAGGTCGAGGGCGTTGGACCCGCACTCGGCGACCTCTCGGAGGCCGAGCTCATCGCGTCGTTCCCCCGGGACCATCGCTTCGACGGTGTCGGCGTGGTCGAGGTCTTCGAACACGACATCGGCGTCTCCAGCTTCGTCGTTCGACGGAGGGATGGAGCTCGGCTCCTCCCCGAAAGACGCTGCGATGCGGTCTACCAGAGCTGCGTCCTCCGAAACCTAGCAATGGAATGCAATTCAAGAGCACTGTAGCATTTCATTTGCTAATATTTGTTCAAATATTTCTAAACAAAAACCAGCCGGCCGAAattttgatgaatttaggcccTCTTTAGCtcccaagtttttttttctcaaatacattacatcaaatctttagacatctaagtGAAGtattaagggggtgtttatttctaggggctaaactttagcccctagtcacatcggatatttgaacaattattataaacagtaaacgtagtctattaataaaactcatccataatcttggattaattcgcgagacaaatctaatgaacctaattaatccatgattagcctatgtgatgctacagtaaacatttgctaattatgaattaattaggttaaaaaaaatttgtctcacgattagctctcatttataaaattagttttttattagtctatgtttaatacttcaaattagtatctaaacatccgatgtgacatgagggctaaaaagtttagccccatctaaacaacccctaaacaTGGacgaaaaaaactaattgcacagttatgaaagaaatcgtgagacgaatcttttaaacctaattagtttatgattagccataataagtactacagtaaccacatgtgctaatgacggattattaggctcaaaagattcgtctcgtggtttccaagcgagctatgaaatttattttcattcgtgtccgaaaacccatTCCGACGTCCGGTCAAACGATTGACATGACacccaaaattttctttttcccaatTAAACACCCCTTAGACCAGGGTGGTTACCGGCGGATATAGCCAACGAGATTATAGGGTCTGAACAAGCTAGATAGAGTTTCAGTCTCAGTTTATATTCATGtttgccataaaattttaggggaCTTCGTGAGGGGTCCAATGATTTTAACGGGGGTAgcgggggctcgagccccGTCATCCCCACGTTAAATCCGCCCCTATGAAAACATTAAAAGGAGATTCACAGTAAGGAGAATGCGTGCTGTTCATCAGCAGCCGAGAGGCTGTACATGCATCAATGCATTCTGCGTGCTCCATTTTTAGGTCTTGTATGTGATCATTCATGCCGAGTTACTTACCGGATCAGTGGTCCCGAGCTCAAGCACACCATGCATAAATGGCACGCACAGGATTGTCTGCAAAAACGTGATCCAAGTTGCAGATGTACAGTAAGAAACTGTGAAAGTACACTTCAATGCAgcaactactccctccggaTACAGAAGAatgtttagggttttttttaagtcaataCAACATTATTTTTTCGCACATTGATTAATTCTTGTGCATAAACTAATAGAAAATGCTACGCATTCGATCTTTTCTTCTGATCTTAGTACGATCAAATGTAACGACACGGAGGATAGGAGAGAAACTTAACACGATGCTCATGCGCCCATAAAGCCCTATTAGGACATAAATGTTTCAtcgtaaaaatattatacaaaaaTCGTTGTTCATATAGCAATGTTGTAAATTCATTGAGAAACATATACACGAGTTTAAGAGTAAAATACGTTAGTGGCTCCTTAAACTTGTAAGCAGGTGTCATTTAGGcgcagattttttttgtgtgtgaaaACAGATTTAGGTCCCTCAACTTGCTAGAGTATGTAGGTCATCTAGACCCAAAAATGTCATATGCCCTTCTAGCGCTGACATTAATATTGGTTGGCCAAAAACTATGCATCCATGCAAGTGATGTGGCACCtaaataagaaacaaaattaaaatggtgAGGCTCACCTTCTACATCACTCCCTCAAAATCCATGGTTTAAATTCAATAAGTTTGATTGgggagcaattttactatccttaaGTAGTTAACACGAGGTACCActcttttctatgtaaaatttggtaccttatactagaaggtaccaaattttacatagaaaagaatggtacctaggtactagaaggtaccaaattttacatagaaaaaaatggtacctCGGGTTAACTactcaaggatgaaaaaaaagctTTTAATTCGGATATCATGCATGTTTCGTGGAGGTacggagagagaaagagaggaagggTGTGAGTTTCTAGCCACATATAGTCTCCTAGAGAGAGATAGTTGGTAGATTTGAACCTACATGACATACTATAATAAGTTTAGCAATTTGGATCTGTATTTTACAAGTTCATGAACATAAATAACAACCACTTACAAGTTTAAAGAGTGGAAATGTACTTTTATTCTAAGTTTGATACTAGTATTAGGATAACTTTTGTTTAACAAATTTGGGCCGCGTTCGCTCCCCAACATCTAAACTtcagattctctcgtttttcacgtgcGCGCAtcctaaactactaaacactgtattttttataacatttttttataaaaattgctttaaatattcagattaatttatttttgtagtttttatagttaataattaattagtcatgtACTATTTTATTACCGCGTTTTCCGCACCGGTAACTAAGCAAGctaccgaacacggccttagttgtcttatttatttttcgtatgaccaaaaaatatttttcttgataGTAATTAGGGTTTCTTCGGAACACAAGGATTTTACAcgatttttacatatttagttCAGTTCCTCTAAATTTCCTCCAATCCAAAGAAACCCACAGTAACTTATTTTTATGACGTTCTTTGATGACCGGAGAGAGTAGCATTTGTGCATGCTGGATTTCCTTTGAAGCATGAAATAGTGCAAGCACATACCTTAATGGATGCACTCTGCGTAAATAGGGCAGCAGCACCATGGTAGTCATGCATAATTAAAAGCacgtaattaattagtaattcaaAGATGACatgagtaaaaataaaatcgcATAGTAAACAGAAGGAGGAATTTTACCGTATCTAAGAAAATATCATGatgtatcatattttatattctttattgtaaaattttgtatccttCGGTATTTTAAATCTCAATATGCCAAAAGTTTTATACCGAGAGATACTTTCTAACGGATAGTAAAATTGTCCAAAAGAGAGACTATTGAAAATGGATGAGAGTACAGATCCTCCAGAGATATTGCCGTTTGAGAGggggtcatcttttcatttttcgaagaaaaggaaacaaacggtatatttgcgaacaaaaaataaattatgaacaaaatttttatatacgtgttcttagcgatctaaaagctaagactagaaaataaactagaaaaagcttaaaatcaactctaaatttaaagttaaaaatttagtataaacaaaagagaaaaaatgagCGTGTGAGAGAACGGAAAACACGGGCA
This window harbors:
- the LOC102717978 gene encoding anthocyanin regulatory Lc protein-like isoform X1 codes for the protein MEEPLLPSGNNFRSKLAAAVRSINWTYAIFWSISTSRPGVLTWKDGFYNGEIKTRKITNSRNLTADELVLQRSEQLRELYDSLLSGECDHRARRPPAALSPEDLADTEWYYVICMTYAFRPGQGLPGKSFASNEFVWLSNAHSADRKTFQRVLIAKSASIKTILCVPFMHGVLELGTTDPVSEDAALVDRIAASFGEEPSSIPPSNDEAGDADVVFEDLDHADTVEAMVPGERRDELGLREVAECGSNALDLEQITMEIGELYGFCEELDDVGRSLEDSSWAAAVDPWSFQLVPTSSSPEAARAATVVALDGRFVDGSCRSSSCFVAWKRTGSDEVAVPFAGGESQRLLKKAVAGGGWVNNGDGAAVITPGSSIKNHVMSERRRREKLNEMFLILKSVVPSIHKVDKASILAETIAYLKELEKRVQELESSSQPSPCPTDQTRRRRCREITGKKVSAGVKRKASTPEAAGSEDEDTDGEERHHHRVSNVNVTVMETKEEVLLEVQCQWKELLMARVFDAIKGVSLDVLSVKASTSHSLLKLKIQAKVSAAAKSSIDRSRNAASVYYHCTSIY
- the LOC102717978 gene encoding anthocyanin regulatory Lc protein-like isoform X2 is translated as MEEPLLPSGNNFRSKLAAAVRSINWTYAIFWSISTSRPGVLTWKDGFYNGEIKTRKITNSRNLTADELVLQRSEQLRELYDSLLSGECDHRARRPPAALSPEDLADTEWYYVICMTYAFRPGQGLPGKSFASNEFVWLSNAHSADRKTFQRVLIAKSASIKTILCVPFMHGVLELGTTDPVSEDAALVDRIAASFGEEPSSIPPSNDEAGDADVVFEDLDHADTVEAMVPGERRDELGLREVAECGSNALDLEQITMEIGELYGFCEELDDVGRSLEDSSWAAAVDPWSFQLVPTSSSPEAARAATVVALDGRFVDGSCRSSSCFVAWKRTGSDEVAVPFAGGESQRLLKKAVAGGGWVNNGDGAAVITPGSSIKNHVMSERRRREKLNEMFLILKSVVPSIHKVDKASILAETIAYLKELEKRVQELESSSQPSPCPTDQTRRRRCREITGKKVSAGVKRKASTPEAAGSEDEDTDGEERHHHRVSNVNVTVMETKEEVLLEVQCQWKELLMARVFDAIKGVSLDVLSVKASTSHSLLKLKIQAKFASAAAVEPGMITEALRKAIASSS